In Arcobacter ellisii, a genomic segment contains:
- the rfbC gene encoding dTDP-4-dehydrorhamnose 3,5-epimerase produces MKYLRQGIPEIIVCEPIIHFDDRGFVYEAFKKESFENFLGFNVDFCQDNISFSKHGVIRGLHTNTLEFAQSKLVTVLQGKILDVAVDFRVGSPTFGKYISIELSSENKKQLFIPRGFLHGFSVLSEDAIVNIKIDRYFAPDQSIGVKYDDEYLNIDWKIPKECVILSSADKKLLNFNDISSPFDYNSKLY; encoded by the coding sequence ATGAAATATTTAAGGCAAGGAATACCAGAAATTATAGTTTGTGAACCAATAATTCACTTTGATGATAGAGGTTTTGTATATGAAGCTTTCAAAAAAGAGTCTTTTGAAAACTTTTTAGGTTTTAATGTAGATTTTTGTCAAGATAATATTTCTTTTAGTAAACATGGAGTAATTAGAGGCTTACATACAAATACTTTGGAATTTGCCCAATCAAAACTTGTAACGGTTTTACAAGGAAAGATTTTAGATGTTGCAGTTGATTTTAGAGTTGGAAGTCCGACTTTTGGAAAGTATATTTCAATAGAATTAAGTAGTGAAAATAAAAAACAGCTATTTATTCCAAGAGGTTTTTTACACGGTTTTTCAGTTTTGAGTGAAGATGCAATTGTAAATATAAAAATAGATAGATATTTTGCACCAGATCAAAGTATAGGAGTAAAATATGATGATGAATATCTAAATATTGATTGGAAAATACCTAAAGAGTGTGTAATTCTCTCTAGTGCTGATAAAAAATTATTAAATTTTAATGATATTTCATCACCTTTTGATTATAATTCAAAACTTTATTAA
- a CDS encoding nucleotidyltransferase family protein translates to MRLEKIIINKIKEAICDSFGNVNVYLFGSRIDDTKKGGDIDLAIDIDLDSLEFRKKKIKFLTNLFKKDFHLKIDVVNYNTKDILLKNQIEKNAVLL, encoded by the coding sequence ATGAGACTAGAAAAAATAATCATAAATAAAATAAAAGAAGCTATTTGCGATAGTTTTGGAAATGTAAATGTTTATCTTTTTGGGAGTAGAATAGATGATACAAAAAAAGGTGGAGATATTGATTTAGCCATTGATATAGATTTAGATTCATTAGAGTTTCGTAAAAAAAAGATAAAATTTTTAACTAACCTTTTTAAAAAAGATTTTCATTTAAAAATAGATGTAGTTAATTATAACACAAAAGATATACTACTAAAAAATCAAATAGAAAAAAACGCTGTATTACTATGA